In a single window of the Acyrthosiphon pisum isolate AL4f chromosome X, pea_aphid_22Mar2018_4r6ur, whole genome shotgun sequence genome:
- the LOC100164455 gene encoding store-operated calcium entry regulator STIMATE-like, with the protein MDSSLGLLLIFFGIRFLQHVARVKNWESFNFGEYGKPESIRIWFIQCGLYLSLLCCVKIVITLLISLDIWRVITKFIMSPFTDPRTILTIVMLIIPLFINALMFWVTDDILMHRSRHRVGLIRRIKQQYHKIQQSGRLEDSPISDEDELLNLDEISTILQSSGVQGF; encoded by the exons atggattcatCACTTggtcttttattgatattttttggtatACGATTTTTACAACATGTAGCAAGAGTAAAAAATTGGGAATCTTTTAACTTTGGAGAATATG gaAAACCAGAGTCAATTAGAATCTGGTTTATTCAGTGTGGCTTATATTTGTCACTTTTATGttgtgttaaaattgttattacattGTTGATTTCATTAGACATCTGGCGAGTTATCACAAAATTTATCATGTCGCCATTTACTGACCCTAGAACAATATTAACTATAGTCATGCTTATTATACCTCTGTTTATAAAT GCTCTTATGTTTTGGGTGACTGATGACATTTTGATGCATAGAAGTCGTCATCGAGTTGGTTTAATTCGGCGTATAAAACAACAATACCACAAGATTCAGCAAAGCGGTAGACTTGAAGACTCGCCTATTTCTGATGAAGATGAATTGCTCAATCTAGATGAAATATCAACAATTCTACAATCTAGTGGAGTTCagggtttttaa
- the LOC100573988 gene encoding uncharacterized protein LOC100573988: MNILKDRRVAEYISSLNGLSSNQYIMFTFCECINNNNTPEDAHSNIAEPCSSNLAELAADRKNVRLIQMYITITSYFKADTMKFLVNKMLECKDVETVEHYYNVLDKNLKLHPPCAQYMDEEYEQLLLSSYRKYFGEMTLWDYIIECLKNITRGSLLYGDDDAFDLAFKRCFCFCICILQVDFEVSKNKNKRSLAAKCLNYKLERETRMNEISTLLDKSYNTGYNFKMSVIHLAILVSQLQCN; encoded by the coding sequence ATGAACATTTTGAAAGATCGCAGAGTAGCAGAATATATTTCATCATTGAACGGATTGAGTTCTAACcagtatattatgttcacatTTTGTGAGTgcatcaataacaataatacaccaGAGGATGCTCACTCTAATATCGCAGAGCCTTGCAGTAGTAATCTGGCTGAATTAGCTGCTGACCGAAAAAACGTAAGACTAATTCAAATGTACATAACAATCACATCTTATTTCAAAGCAGATACAATGAAGTTCTTAGTCAACAAAATGTTAGAATGCAAAGATGTTGAAACAGTTGAACACTATTATAATGTTCTTGATAAAAACCTCAAGCTGCATCCACCATGTGCTCAATACATGGATGAAGAGTATGAACAATTGCTGCTTAGTTCATATAGGAAATATTTTGGGGAAATGACTCTGTGGGATTATATAATAGAATGCTTAAAGAACATAACAAGAGGATCTCTTTTATACGGGGACGATGATGCATTTGATTTGGCATTCAAaagatgtttttgtttttgcatATGTATTTTACAAGTTGACTTTGAAgtgtctaaaaataaaaataaaagatcttTGGCTGCAAAATGTCTGAATTATAAACTTGAAAGAGAAACAAGAATGAATGAAATCAGCACACTTTTGGATAAGTCATATAACACtgggtataattttaaaatgtctgttaTCCATCTTGCAATACTTGTAAGTCAGTTGCAatgcaattaa
- the LOC115033343 gene encoding store-operated calcium entry regulator STIMATE-like, translating to MTVDIFDEPDVHCKPNALVGNFGWFLQGLLATLAFLCLIIKRFCEPKYDRRPWKVWFFDTSKQGMGSLLLHSANLVLAGQIQGDPCTW from the exons ATGACGGTAGACATATTTGATGAACCAGATGTGCATTGCAAACCAAATGCATTAGTCGGTAATTTTGGATGGTTCCTCCAAGGCCTTTTAGCTACATTGGCATTTCTCTGTTTAATAA TAAAACGATTTTGTGAACCAAAATATGATCGACGACCCTGGAAAGTATGGTTTTTTGATACTTCTAAACAAGGAATGGGGTCCTTGCTTTTGCATTCAGCAAATTTAGTTTTGGCTGGTCAAATTCAAGGTGATCCATGCACATGGtga